The DNA segment AAAGAATACCGGCAATGCAGATCTTATGATCGTAAATGTACGGCCTTCATGTGGCTGCACCACTCCGTCCTGGACGCGGGAACCCATTGCTCCGGGTAAAACAGGAACGATTACCGCAGTTTTCAATTCATCAGGACGCCCAGGGAATTTCCACAAGTCCATCACGGTTACTACCAATGAACCGCAATCGAACAATACCAAAGTGATTTTTATAAAAGGAACGGTTACCGGGAAGGGCTCAGCGAAACCTGCAGAAGAAACTCCGGTAAGAGTACCAGGAAGCTAATATGGACTCAGGAATGCAACGCTATCTTTCAATGCTGCTGCTGTTCATGGCAGTCACGTTCCATGCAGCGGCACAAGGCCCTGTGATGACCCTGGAAACGGATAACCACAACTTTGGCCAGATCAACGAAGGAGAAAAAGCAGAATATGAGTTTGAATTCACCAACACGGGAGATGCGCCATTGGTGATTAGCGATATTTCACGAACCTGTGGCTGTACCACTCCCTCCTATTCCAAGGATCCCGTAATGCCTGGCGAAAAAGGTAAGATCAAAGTTGTTTTTGATTCCGAAGGGAGGCCAGGCAGGTTTCATAAATCAATAACCGTTACCACCAACGAAAAGGGAAATTCCAGGAATCAGATCTATCTCCGTGGCCAGGTAATGACAAAAGGAGGATAAAAGAATGAAGCATTTAACCGCCATTATTTTTACTGTATTCTGTCTGTCGCAGTTAGGGGCCCAATCAGGGGCCGGGATCAGTTTTGAGAAAGAAACGCACGATTTCGGAACGATCATCCAAAATTCCGAGGCAAAATATACCTTCAGGATCACCAACAGCGGAGATAAACCCCTGATCCTGCTGGACGTGAAACCAGGTTGTTCATGCACAGTTGCAAACTACACAAAAGAAGCTATTTTACCCGGAAAGAGCGGCTTTATAACAGCAGAGTTTAATAAAACTGAAGAGGTGGGTGCTTTTATGAAAAATATAACGGTTACTTCCAATGCGAAAGGGGATGATTCCTATAAAATGATTTTCGTCAAAGGAACAGTAGTATCGAAAGAGAAAACCTCCGGAAGTTAATCATCCGGCAAGTGCCTGAATTATAAAAAAGCCTCCTTTCCCGGAGGCTTTTTCGTTTTACCTGACTATTTCGAATCCGGAATAATCACCCATTTGGACGGGTGTTGACTTTACGTCCTCTACATCGGATGCCGCAGGGCCTACCTTCAGCCAATCCAGGAACTTCTGCATTGCCTCATCCGAACCCTGGGCCTCAATTTCCACCTTTCCACTCTCCAGGTTTTTTACGTATCCCTGTATTTCAAGCTCTTCAGCCTTTCGTTGGGTTTCACTTCTGAAATTAACTCCTTGTACGTTGCCTGAAACTGAAATCCTCAGTCCAGTCATTTTGGATGGTTTCATTTCGTTTCAATTAATTGATAAAGCTCATCAAGATTTGGGGTAAGGATAATTTCTGTACGTCTGTTTCTCCTGCGGGCTTCAACGGAATCGCTGGAATCTACCGGTACGTATTTGCTTCTTCCCGAAGCAACCACCCGCTGTGGATCAACATTTCCTTGCTCCGTAAGAACCCGTGCCACCTCGGTAGCTCTCAAAACGCTGAGATCCCAATTGTCTTTCAGACAGCTTCCTGCGCTGATCGGTACATTATCCGTATGTCCTTCAATCAAAACAGCCACACTGGGTTTAGTATTCAGCACTTCAGCCAATTTTAAAAGAGCCTGCTTTCCATTTTTATCAATTTCATAACGGCCACTGGCAAAAAGAAGTTTTTCCTGAAGCGACACATATACTTTCCCGTCCTTCAAACTTACCGTCAGCCCCTGGTCCTGAAAACTTAATAATGCATCAGCAATGGATTTTCTCAGGGCCTGGTTTGCAGAATCCTTTTGCCCGATAAGTCGCTCAAGTTCATTTACCCGCTCCACTTTTTCCATAAGTTCACTTTGGGTCATGGTAAGATTCTGTCCGAGTTCCTGGGCTTTTGCTTCTTTCGCCTGCAATGCCAACTCTTTCTGAGTCAATTCCTGCTCGCGCTCCTGCAATTCAGCCTGCAGTTTCTGCAGGTCTCCGGCCAGTTCCTGCGCCTTCTGCATACTTTCAGTAGAGATCGTTTTATTCCGGTCAATCAGTTCCTCATAAGTGGTATTCAGCCTTTGGTACAAATCATTAAGCCTTCGTTGCGCCCGGCTAAGATGAATGGTGTCCTCCACCAATTTCCGGATGGTATTGGATTGGGCCTCCATATCCACAAGCGCCCTGTCATAGTCAGTCCTGATGTCGCTGAGGGCAGAACGGCAACTGTCCAGCCTCGTGTCCAAAGCCGCATTTTCGGTTTTCAAATCCTGAACAACCCGTGGTGATACGCACGCGCTGAGCATAGCCGCTGCAATTGCTCCGGCCAAGAGTAGATTCTTCATAGGATGTTATGATTATTGGTTTTACTGCTGTAAAGATAGGTCGCCAGGGAAGTGCAGAAAACTGTTATGCCTCAATCTCCTTTCCTGTGGAAGTGAGGAGGAGATATTTGGTGATGAAGAATGCTTCATCAGCTTCCACTTCAATCCAGATTTTGTACTTCCACATCCATTTCCATCGCAAGGATACCATACCTTTCGTAAGATGGCTCTGGATAAAAGGGTTGACGATTATTCTGAGTGAACGCTCTTTATATTCTTTCATGATTTCGGTCAGGCGATTCTCAATTTCTTCCACCACCATAATATGGGGATTTGCCTCACCTGTTCCCTTGCACATGGGGCATGTCTGGGCATTATTCATATTAAGTTCAGGACGCACCCGTTGGCGGGTGATCTGAACCAAACCAAATTTCGAGATTGGGAGCACCGAATGTTTTGCCCTGTCTTCCTTCATCAACTCTTTGAGATGGGCATGCAGCTTCTTTTTGTTCTCGAACTGGCGCATGTCAATAAAATCAATGATGATAATGCCGCCAAGATCGCGCAGGCGAAGTTGTCTTGCTACTTCCTCCGCTGCCTCTGTATTAATACGCAGGGCATTGTCCTCCTGATTTTTTTCATTGCTCCTGCGGCTGCCGCTGTTCACATCAATTACATGCATAGCTTCGGTATGCTCAATGATCAGATATGCGCCCCCGGTCAGATTCACGATCTTTCCGAAAAGCGTTTTCATCTGCTTGTCAATACCATAGCTTTTATAAAGGCTGCCTTCCCCGGTAAAGAGCTTGACAATATGTTCTTTCTGCGGGGCTATTCGCTGGATATAATCTTTCACCTGTATGTAATACTGCTCATTATCCACCAGCACCTTTTGAAATGAATCATTAAGAAGATCACGCAGAATTGATTCGGTTTTATCCAACTCTCCCAAAAGCTTGGGTTTGTTCTGCCGAAGATTCTTTATCAGCAAATCCCATTTATCCACCAGGTTGCGCAGATCGCGGTCAAGTTCTGCCACCATTTTCCCTTCGGCTACCGTACGGACAATGATGCTGAAGTTGGCCGGACGAATACTGTTCAATAATCTTCTCAGCCGCTCTCGTTCTTCTTTGTTCCTTATCTTTTTGCTGATCGCCATAGACTTGCCGAACGGGATGAGGATCACATATCTTCCGGCAATGCTAAGCTGGGAGCTAAGGCGAGGACCTTTCGTGGAAATAGGCTCCTTCATGATCTGCACGATGATGGGGAGTCCGGGTTTCAGGACATCAGTGATTTTGCCGGTTTTCTGAATTTCGGGTTCAAACTCAAAATTGGCAAGCTCCACTCCGGCATCATTAGCCGCCTGAGCAAAGAATTTTTGCTGCGTTCTGATATTCGGCCCCATATCGAGGTAATGCAGAAACGCATCCTTTTCATGGCCAATATCAATAAATGCAGCATTTAATCCCGGCAGCAACTTTCTTACTCTGCCTTTATATACATCACCCACAAGAAACTCATCTTCAACATTTTCATGATGAAGTTCTACAAGTTTTTTCTCTTCAAGCAATGCAATGTCGGCTCCGTGAGAAGTAGTTTGAATTACCAGTTCCCGGCTCAAAAGATCATTAAGAATTTATAATGGTTATACACATCAGGTGCAGAATAGAAGGAGAGAGCACCTCAAATTACCAGTCCGGAATTTCTGTATAGCAGAGTAATCCCGACAAAAAGAACAGGACTATTTCTTCTTCTTATGACGGTTTTTTCTAAGTCTCTTCTTACGCTTATGAGTGGCGATCTTGTGTCTTTTTCTTTTCCTACCGCAAGGCATATTGATTACTTTTTATTGATTCTGAATTGAGTTTATAATACGGGCGGCTTCTTTTTTCAATGCAGGATCCTGAATTAGCATCCTGTACTGACCAAACGCAGAAACTGCCTTCTTATCGTTGTCCATCATCAGATGAACCTGACCCAAATAATAATAATGAAATGGATTTTGGGGCTGCAAAGTTACTAAAGTTTCAAATCTTTCCAGAGCCTTTGGATATTGCTGCGACTGTATTGACAACACTCCTAAATAAAAGAGCATCTTCTGATTATGAGGGTCTACTTGCTCTATTTCCTTGAGCAATCCAACTCCTTTCATCACATCATCCTTCCCTTCAATATAAGCCACGGCCAGATCAGCCTTTGCATTTAAATTATCAGGATTGATGGACAGGGTCTTGAGATAGGCATGGATAGAAAGATCCACCAGTACGTTAAAAGTGTCACCGGTAGCGGTCTTTTCAGCCAGGTAATATTGGTTGGCTGCATTGCTCCATAGCTCCTCGGTTGAATTGGCTTCTGCCGCCTTTTGGTAGTAATATCCGGAGATTATGGGGTGGCCGGCAGAATCCCAGGCCTCGGCCAAGGCAACCCACCGGGTATTCACTTCCTCAATATCACTGGCTGACTTGACCAACTCCTCTCCGGGTGATCCCAGGGAGGAGCGAACTTCTGCAATATGATCCTCGATCACAAAACTCGCAGAATTCTCTATCTCTCCATGATCATGACCATCCTCCATACCTGGCGGAACCAGTGTGGAAGTATCATCATTTATTGACTGGGGATTGTTTTTACCCATAAAAAAGATGAATGCAACCAAGCCCAGAATCAATACTAATGTTCCAGTTTTGATCCACGAGGATTTGGTCATATTCATCTTTTTTTAGTTAAGGGGGAAGAAATTTACTTCACCTTTTTCTTCACATCCTCGGCAAATGATTTTGCCGGTTTGAATGCAGGAATGTAATGGGGTTCAATAATCAGGGAAGTATTCTTTGCAATGTTCCGTGCTACCTTACGGGCTCTTCTCTTTACAATGAAGCTTCCAAAACCTCTGAAGAAAACATCATTGCCTTGCGACATTGAGTCCTTCAATACGTGAAAAAAATTGTTTACTACTTCCTCCACTTCCTTCTTATCTATTCCGGTACGATCCGAAATTTCAGATACGACTTCTGCTTTTGTCACTTTTCCTCCAAATTTTATTGTGAGACAATTAGAACTTAAAAAAGGGCGCAAATCTAATCAATTGACCCTTAAAAACAACAACCGGCAGGTTGATTGAGCATCAGCACTTCCGGTGAATTTTTGCCCACGATACCAATTCTGCGCCATAGCCTCAAAATTCGATAACCATCTGAAAAAGTTGCTATGGGATTTTAAAGGCGGATTCTGTGAAAGATAAGGAGATGCCGACCGATAGAGTGAATATATTTGACGGAATACCCAAACTGCTATTTCACCAGCTTGAATTGATGCTTCTGACCGGACTGCGTTACGTTCAAAATATAAACTCCTGTTTTATAATTTAAAACAGAAATTTCAAGGTTATTGTCGTAGGTAGATTTTTCTGCCACGATCCTTCCGGCAGCGTCAAGGATCTGAACCTGCTTTAGTCCCGCTCCCGGCAGTTCAAGATTGAGGCTTTCCTGCATAGGGACGGGATATGCGCGAATATTGGATACCAATTCAAGATCATGTGCAACGACTGCCGCCCAGCCGTAGTTAAACTCATATACAATTCCATTTTCGGGATGGCCGTTCAAGCCGCTATAATTTTGGAAATTATCTTCAAAATCCGGTTCTGAGGGGTCTGCCGTCAGTCCAATAAAAACTGAACCGGAAACATCCATCATATACACGGCTGCTCCTGATGTGAAATATCCCCCATAGGCGCTATCCCGGCCAACATGAGAGGGACCATAATGCATTTCGATCTTACCATGCTGCTCGTACAACCATAATTGGAAATTCGCTGAATCACGGTTATCACCTTCAAAAAAATGAGCATTTTTCCATTGGATCTTAAATATTCGATCAGGTGATGAACCTGCCACCTGATATGCTACAGGCGACCTGCTCTTAGTTATCCCTGCATCCCGCAAGTCATTACTGAAAATTCCAATTAGGTCACTACCCAGA comes from the Bacteroidia bacterium genome and includes:
- a CDS encoding DUF1573 domain-containing protein; protein product: MKNLLGLLLLMTMSFSVYGQKAVAEYTEDSHDFGTITEGTQAKHVFTVKNTGNADLMIVNVRPSCGCTTPSWTREPIAPGKTGTITAVFNSSGRPGNFHKSITVTTNEPQSNNTKVIFIKGTVTGKGSAKPAEETPVRVPGS
- a CDS encoding DUF1573 domain-containing protein — its product is MQRYLSMLLLFMAVTFHAAAQGPVMTLETDNHNFGQINEGEKAEYEFEFTNTGDAPLVISDISRTCGCTTPSYSKDPVMPGEKGKIKVVFDSEGRPGRFHKSITVTTNEKGNSRNQIYLRGQVMTKGG
- a CDS encoding DUF1573 domain-containing protein, encoding MKHLTAIIFTVFCLSQLGAQSGAGISFEKETHDFGTIIQNSEAKYTFRITNSGDKPLILLDVKPGCSCTVANYTKEAILPGKSGFITAEFNKTEEVGAFMKNITVTSNAKGDDSYKMIFVKGTVVSKEKTSGS
- a CDS encoding acylphosphatase; translated protein: MKPSKMTGLRISVSGNVQGVNFRSETQRKAEELEIQGYVKNLESGKVEIEAQGSDEAMQKFLDWLKVGPAASDVEDVKSTPVQMGDYSGFEIVR
- a CDS encoding OmpA family protein gives rise to the protein MKNLLLAGAIAAAMLSACVSPRVVQDLKTENAALDTRLDSCRSALSDIRTDYDRALVDMEAQSNTIRKLVEDTIHLSRAQRRLNDLYQRLNTTYEELIDRNKTISTESMQKAQELAGDLQKLQAELQEREQELTQKELALQAKEAKAQELGQNLTMTQSELMEKVERVNELERLIGQKDSANQALRKSIADALLSFQDQGLTVSLKDGKVYVSLQEKLLFASGRYEIDKNGKQALLKLAEVLNTKPSVAVLIEGHTDNVPISAGSCLKDNWDLSVLRATEVARVLTEQGNVDPQRVVASGRSKYVPVDSSDSVEARRRNRRTEIILTPNLDELYQLIETK
- a CDS encoding Rne/Rng family ribonuclease, which produces MSRELVIQTTSHGADIALLEEKKLVELHHENVEDEFLVGDVYKGRVRKLLPGLNAAFIDIGHEKDAFLHYLDMGPNIRTQQKFFAQAANDAGVELANFEFEPEIQKTGKITDVLKPGLPIIVQIMKEPISTKGPRLSSQLSIAGRYVILIPFGKSMAISKKIRNKEERERLRRLLNSIRPANFSIIVRTVAEGKMVAELDRDLRNLVDKWDLLIKNLRQNKPKLLGELDKTESILRDLLNDSFQKVLVDNEQYYIQVKDYIQRIAPQKEHIVKLFTGEGSLYKSYGIDKQMKTLFGKIVNLTGGAYLIIEHTEAMHVIDVNSGSRRSNEKNQEDNALRINTEAAEEVARQLRLRDLGGIIIIDFIDMRQFENKKKLHAHLKELMKEDRAKHSVLPISKFGLVQITRQRVRPELNMNNAQTCPMCKGTGEANPHIMVVEEIENRLTEIMKEYKERSLRIIVNPFIQSHLTKGMVSLRWKWMWKYKIWIEVEADEAFFITKYLLLTSTGKEIEA
- a CDS encoding HU family DNA-binding protein; the encoded protein is MTKAEVVSEISDRTGIDKKEVEEVVNNFFHVLKDSMSQGNDVFFRGFGSFIVKRRARKVARNIAKNTSLIIEPHYIPAFKPAKSFAEDVKKKVK
- a CDS encoding T9SS type A sorting domain-containing protein — translated: MKKQYYVILALLAFATTVQAQSYQLTVRTATYTELESPTLLSDDDPWDDDVWNISMPFDFQFFEESLDQIVIGDGYVYFTALGSDLIGIFSNDLRDAGITKSRSPVAYQVAGSSPDRIFKIQWKNAHFFEGDNRDSANFQLWLYEQHGKIEMHYGPSHVGRDSAYGGYFTSGAAVYMMDVSGSVFIGLTADPSEPDFEDNFQNYSGLNGHPENGIVYEFNYGWAAVVAHDLELVSNIRAYPVPMQESLNLELPGAGLKQVQILDAAGRIVAEKSTYDNNLEISVLNYKTGVYILNVTQSGQKHQFKLVK